The genomic DNA AAGTTCATTTGCACCGAATGCGGTTATATCGAGGAATGGATCGAGAACGCCAACGATTTGAAGCGCTTCAAGACCATGGAATAGCAGGGGATTGCAGGGCTCGGTTGACGGTTGACGGCGAACGGTTGACGGTGTACGGTAAGAATAAAATTCCAAATACCAAGAAAACAAAAACGATCTTGCTGTAGGGGTTTGATTAATCAAACCCCTACGATGGGTAGGGAACGCAGATCTGCGTTCCCTACAGAAGAAAATTTATGGAATTTTTGATTTGGAATTTTCCTGCCGTCTACCGTCCGCCGTCCACCGTAAACCGAGAGCCGCTCATGAATAAAAGTTCAACAAACCTGGGCATCTGGGCGATGGTGGCCACGGCCTTCCTGTGGAGCAGCGCCGGGCTGTTCATCAAGGTCATCGACTGGAACCCGTTTGCCATCGCCGGGGCGCGCAGCCTGATCTCCTCGTTGGTGGTGCTGGCCTGGCTGCGCCGGCCCAGGTTTCACTGGTCGCTGCCCCAGGTCGGCGTCGCCGCCATCCTGTTCAGCGTGGCCATCAAGCGCATCCCGGCCGTTTTCGCCAACCTGATCGCCGTCATCGAGCCGGTCTTCAACCCGCTGTGGGTCTTCCTGGCCCTGGGCGAAGCGCCCGGGTTGACGGCGATCGCCGGCGGCGCGATCATCATCGTCGCCGTCACGGCGGCGTCGGTGGTCAGCGCCAGAAGAACGACGTAACGGGTAACGCGTGACGCGTAACACGTAACGCGGAGCAGCGCTTAGCGAAACAACAAAAAATCTGCTTTCTCTTTTTTAATTAAATACTGTTTGC from Candidatus Aminicenantes bacterium includes the following:
- a CDS encoding EamA family transporter, with product MNKSSTNLGIWAMVATAFLWSSAGLFIKVIDWNPFAIAGARSLISSLVVLAWLRRPRFHWSLPQVGVAAILFSVAIKRIPAVFANLIAVIEPVFNPLWVFLALGEAPGLTAIAGGAIIIVAVTAASVVSARRTT